GAGTCAGCCCCACCTAACAGCGCAGCAGAGGAGACGTTACTGCTGCATGAAGGTAAGATTATGCTCAGTTCACATGGGAATATTAGCCTGATTCCAGATCAGTTTGTACTGTATAGCTAACTCATGTGTTTGTTTTCATGCCAAACTTGTGGTCTGATCAGAAACCGATACGCTAAGTTTCCTGATACTAtttctgatctgggaccaggttaggaaataTCTCCATTCAGCTGGTGGGAAGAAGTCAGAATCCCTTGTAAAACATTGTTATTTGGTTTATACAAGTGGATGATATTGAGGCTGTCTTGGATgaatcagataatatctcgatctcttgctctctccctctgtctctctctctctctctgcagcaacaCCTCGGCCACTATATCAGCTGTGTCGTCTCAGTGTCAGAGATTATATGGGCCGAACTCGACTACACCTCATCCCTCAGCTACACCTCCCCAACCTCCTCAAACGCTTCCTCCAGTACAGATAGAACACAtcaacgctctctctctctctctctttctgtctctgtccgtctctcttgTCTGttgctctctcccttccctctctgtttctccctgccttcctctctctctctttctaaatgaGAGCATCATCATAATAGAGGATATTCTTTATCCCGTCCTCTCTCTTTCggttttctctctgtttctcgctcCATCCATTTCATCATCAAGTGTATGTATTATTACTCACTGAAcctcatttaaaaataaaaaaaaacagaacctTAAATGCACCGAATCCCTCCCATTCACTGACATCTGTTTTAACTGTCTCTCTGTAGCACCTACGCGCATGGTCATGTAAATATGTATATTCTGTTACATTGACCAAAACATGAGTTTGAATGTTCAAAATAacaatactgtataatactgtgttaTCCGTTAAAAGGACACCCCCACTGCAGTGATCGTTGTGATCCCAACTTGTCAGAAAGTTCTCTGCAAAGATGTGCATTGGTGTAAATCATGTTTTTCTGCACAATACTATCTAAGTCAAGTTGATCATCTTTCATGTCACTTTGGTTTTTTGTATCCAATGTTCCTGTCCACGCCATACGTTGAACTGCCTAATATTCATTGGGCAAAACAATGAAAGGGGTCATTGAATGTTTAATGTAATGTATAACATAATGTACTTTAATGTACACAAATAATGTTATGTCATCTTATTTGAATGAGCTGCCTTTATGCTACCAATGATGTAAATAAGATACCATCATGTACTTTAATGTACAGTATTATCTTGCTTGCATCATTGGTagcatatattttttatttatttattttatttaacccttattttaccggATAAGTTgagtgagaacacattctcatttatagcaatgacctggggaatagttacaggggagagcgaggggggatgaatgagccaattgtaagctggggatgattaggtgaccgtgatggtatgagggccagattgggaatctagccaggacaccggggttaacacccctactcttacgatatgtgccatgggatctttagtcaCCACAGAccacacccatttaacgtcccatccaaacgACGGATATATGTAGCTCATTCATTACACATTGACATGTGTACATTAAAGATTCATTGACTCTGGAGTAAAAAATATTCAAAATTATACCCATGATACTCTGATTGTGTCTGTCCTATATGGGGCTCTTATGATGTGAATAATATTGTATTTCAATTATTTTCTTATAACATTAGccaactaatatatatatatattatatatatactgtatattaacgTGACCTGTATATGTATAACTCACTGAAAAATGTATAGTATTTTGCCAAAACTCATTTCACATACCTCTCACCTGTTTCACTCGAATAAATAAGAATTTTATTCCATGATGTGGTTGTCTTGGAGATTATACTTCTGGCATTTTTCAGCTGTGGTTTAGTTCAGTTGTTTTGTTTTTGGTAGACTTTTTAATTTTGTCTACAATACTAGATGGTGCTCTGTAGCATGACCAATTTTCTCAATTGATTTAGAAGATCCATTTCCATGAATCAAAACTATATCCTGCTTACACATGTTTACATTGGTATCGTCTTTATGTTACAAAACTAACATTTTGATATTTTCATGAACACATTTTATAAACTGCAATGGCAGTACAAACAAACTGTACATATGTCTAAGTAAAAGATAATCAATAAATACATACAtagataaataaaaacaaatgcaTTTGAAGATAATTGAAGTATAGGTGGAAAACTAATATCAATACATTagtaaaaaaaaatgcaatacttGTATAAATTATCTGAATAAATGTTTGTTTCATTAAGCAGAAGGAAGAAAACCTTTTCTCTTTACATGAATGTACCTACTCACCAATATACTATATGTTGCAGTGATAAATAGTTTTCTACTTTCTTAAGGCACAACCTCAAGATTCTCAAATATTGCCTTTTTATCACAGCTTTCTGTTTAACATATAAGCTAGCTAGTCTTAGCAGGCTGTCACCCTGTTCGCCAAATTGTGATAGTAATAATGAATTGCATACAGAAGCTTGTCATCATTATGAAATCACTTCAAATTCTGCAGTCAGGTGATGGCTACGAATGATGACGCGGTAACGCTGATGAGACTCAGAGACATTTTAAAGCGTCGACCCCAGCATAGAATATGAGTTTTAATTCTATGGATCCAGTATCGTAACAGCTATTACACTTGCAAGTCCCTAGCCGTGTACAGTACCAACTACCTCCCCTTCTAGCTAGCAACTGTGATCCCTGAAATAGTACTCAATAGGAATTACAGTCTTATGTACAATACAAGAACCTAttcacaagttaaaataagttagggctagggtccttttttctcaatttccgcctgactgacgtgcccaaagtaaactgcctgttgttcaggccctgaagccaagatatgcatataattgctACCATTGGAAAGATGACACTTTGAAGTTTCGAGGAATGTTAAAACTATgtagactataacacaatagatatggttgGAGAagatccaaagaaaaaccaaccagatttttttttttttgagagcccatgGTCTTACAGTGGAAAGTATAGGGAAATAATTAAATCTagctcccagtatgcaattcctatggcttccacatggTGTCAGCACTCTATGTTcaatgtttcaggcttgttttttccAAAATGAGTAAGAATACTGAGTTTTAGTACAAGGACACACTATTGGAAATGCGTATATATGCGCGCAATGAGGACAAGACGGACCTGCTAATAtcgttttcctattgaacatacttctttccgtatgaaatattatagtttgattacattttagggcaTCTGAGGAGTCAATAGAACatttttttgacttgttttaacaaagtttagtgATAGATTTTTGGaatcctttctctgcatgttgaacgagtggattactcaaatcgatggtgccaactaaacagactttttgggatataaagaaggattttatctaacaaaacgacactacatgttatagctgggaccctttggatgtcAAATCAGAGAAAGATTTTTTAAAAGTAAGGGAATATTTAATTGCTATTTGCGAGTTTATGAAACCTgcgccggtggaaaaatattttgatgtggggcgccatcctcaaacaatcgcatggcatgcttacgctgtaatggctactgtaaatcagacagtgcagttagattaataagaatttaagctttcaaccaatataagacacttgtatgtacctaaatgtttaatatccatcatttgtatgattatttatttgaattgcacgACCTTCTGTTTCACCGGAAGTTTtcgctagcgggacgcctagccaAAAGAGGTTTTAAATTGACAACTTTACAGGTCCACATCCTTTTTTTTTGGTCCAGCAGAAGTCTTAGACATTCACAGTcaaacacagtactgtacagacaCGATGCTGCTAAGCTGTTTTAATGCGAAAGCAATCAAGTCCTACATCAattatttgattgattgatgctaAGCTAAATAAAAGGCTAACAGGTACGATTCTCTGTATTTGTTTGCTTTCGATCAACTACCACTATAAGCCTACATCATCATACGCTTTGCTCTTGTACATGTATGTGTGCGGACTGATTTCTGTAACAAACAGAAATGATGATGCAACATTGCGCAACGTTAAACCAACAGCAATACAACACAAATATGGTATTCATCAGTCAAATGATGCTGGTGCTATGACCATGAGCATAATAAGAATCACATAGCTCGTCGACTTGTCTGTCTTGGTACTGATGTGCACGAGACGGTGTGTCTAAAACAAGACAGCCGTACTATAATGGTCTCGCTCCTACATAGAAACACTATAACCCGTTTCAACCACCTCTTTGTCAGTGTCTAAGTACGGCAACACGTTTTCTATGAGAAGCTGTAACACTGTTGACTGGATGACATGTGGTGCACACATTGTAAACCACATAGAAAAAGCACATAGTGAAGAGAACTCATTTTAAGCATCCTTTCTTCCATCTCTCTTCTTTCGTTCTGGAACGTCCATcccttctccttctttctctcaggAAGAGCAGGTGTCGGTCCTGACGTCGCCCTTTTACCGTCGTGGGACCTTGGCCTTGGAGGCTGACCAATCAAACGCTATTAGTCCTGTAGCCCATCCTCGTTGGCTAGGCTGGCTCTTAGAAGGGGTTGAGACGGACACCCGTCCCCAGAGGTGAGAAAGGGTTCACTTTGGCCCACATAAGGGCGTCGTTCAATGATATGGCCGATTTACCGTCCTCAAGGAAAAACACAGGGCCCTGTGTGAGGAAAGGAAAAACACGGCACGACTTTTATTCTTCTATCATTGACCTTAACATCACCATGGCCTGCAAAACAGTTTAAAGGTTGAAGTAACGTCATCTTTCTCCCCTTGACTCACCAGAGGAAGTGACTGAGACACACTTGAAGCAGAAAGGCACTTGAAATCGTTGCTGTGTGTACAGCTTGAGCAGCAATTTACTGATTACCACCCACACAGTGATTACCCACCACTAGGGGACTACAAATAGTAACCACTTATGGGTTATATACAGCATGGTCCTCTTTATAAGGGATTAGAAAGCATGGCGATTTCGGTCTGGGTTGCTGCTGAGCCCTTTGTTTGCCTgacccagattaagcctagtccctAACCAAATTCTGTGTCCTCGAAACTGTCCCTTTGTGACCAATGCATTTTTTCTGAATACACTTTGATTTATTAATTGGTTGAATGCTTGAGGCTGACCTGGATCCTGAGTCCGGTAAAGCAGGAGACCTGGACGTCAGAGTGGCTGGGCAGGTTGGAGCCTGTGACATAGTCGGGCCCCTCCAGGCCCCTGAGTGGCTCCTCCTGGAGTCTGTGTAGCAGACGGGCGTGCTCTGCCTTCTGGGCCTCTGACGGAGGGGTGTAGGGAGCCTCATCAGGACCCCTGGAGCTGGGTGGCATGGAGACAGAATCAAACAATTCAGACAGGTAAAAACCGGTGTGTTTTAATGTCAGACTTTGAACCTCAAACTGTCTTGAGTTTGCTAGTCCACTACTTGGATGTGATGACTAACGTATGGGCCAGGCCAGATTAGAGTATATCAGTGTCATGGATTGATAAGACAATTCTTCCACTCACTTGATGAGAGACTGTGTGCAGGCCATCCATGCCTCCAGCTCTACAGAGAGTTGCTCTATCTGTAAGGGAACAgacacctctctcctcttcatcaactGACTGGAGAGGAAGGTGAGAGGTCAGAGATAGGGCTTTTAAATTCAACGTTGAAGCATTAGGTGATGTAGGTTCAACATAGACATTTAGAAAGTGCTCCATACTGTGGCTTTTTGCATCTTACCTGGTGTACTCGTAAAGTGCGGGAACGATGCTGGAGTATTGTCTTCTGATGGCCAACAGTGCACCGATGTAGCCAGATAGGATGAGCAGCTCACTTCGAGCTCTATAACACAGAAAGAACATCCAAGGTGAGAGGGCTGAGGACCAATCTATAgcagcagacgttcttatccagagtgacttagaggagtaattagggttaagtgccttgctcaagggcccattggcagatttttcacctagtcggctcagggattcgaaccataAACCTTTTgggtactggcccaacactcttaaccactaggctacctgcctagacCCAGGTGACGTTGTCTCACACATTCTGATTCCCATTCACTTACTCAGTGAACTTGGCAAGTATGAGCCGGTCCGTTCTCATGTAACCCAGAAGGTCCAGGATAGGATGGACAGAGTCTACAGTCCAGTCAGAATCACTCAGCTGTTCTTTGACGTGGGTGATGCCAACAAGCAGGGCTGCCTCGGGTTCTGGACtcattagatagtacttgacagcATTGAAGATGTCTCCCTCGCTGATAGCCGACTCAGCTAACGCCTGACACTCCTCCAGACTGGGAagaccacactgaaacaacaccACCAATTATTAACATGCATTTCttacttcaatgttgttgttgagaTTTTCATGTCATATTGTCAATAGGTCTATTTCTATGTTCTTCTGTTTCAACAATTAGGACAGGTTTCCCGGACCCAATTTGGACTAAAAAGGATGCTCAATAGAGAATTTCCGCTGAATTTCAGCACCAACTTTTTCATGGATTTGGTCTATCTCTGAGGAGCTCCCAGGGTAGAAGGCACACAGCTTGGCCAGCAGGACCTGGTTGTCTGGGATCATCTGCAGAAGGTCAGCTGCCAGGTCCCTGGGAAGGAGAAGGGTGGGGACATTAGTCCAGTAGTTGGATTGCAGAGGACACATCCACACATCCCTTTGAAAACCCAAGCAGTCTTTATGAATGAGGTAACGTACTGCACAAGACCAGGTACAACCGGATGGAACAAAATCAATCCAGAATAAAGTTAAATCCTTTATCCAGTAAACATAAGGTTCAGGTACATGAAAAATGTATAATACCTGCTTCCAACTGATGAAAAGCTACAAGAAATGAGAGGATGGAGATGATAAACAAATGCACTCTGTATATTCACAATCATATGGAGAAGATATATATATAATCTAGCCTGTCATGTTCATTAGCTCTCATTGGCTCTTACCAGGTGGGTGTGGTCATGTACTTCCTGGCTAGTAGCTCCAGGACGTAGTGAGTGGCCTGATTGGCTGATTCTCCCAACACCAGCCCTACACACACAGCCAGCTCCAGCTCATTACCCCGGATCAGACTGGCCATGGCTAGCTGTgggacacacacaacaacatgataAGTTATGCATctactaaatatgcacatttatgTTCACATTCAGAGGCATTAGTGctctgtaggtttttgctccagcCCTACACGTAAACTGATTCAGCCAATCAAGGGCCAGAGGAGCCGCTGATTAGTAGAACCGGGTGTATTGGGAGTAGGGTTGGAACAAAACCCTGCAGGAGGGTAGCTCATGACCAGCTTTAGCATACGCAACAGTGAATGTTATGTGTGTATTACAAGAGAACATACAGAGAGGATCATACGTAACCTTTGACGCCCTGTCTGTGTGTTTACCTCAGTGTTGCCCACAGCCAGGTGACAGCAGGCCGCCAGCACAGCACGGCCATCTTGGAAATACCACTCCGCTAGCTCCTTACATACACACTGCAGTAGCCTGGAACAACAGAGATTACACTTCACCCTCACAAGCCTGGGGTCACGAGGGGATATTCAGTTGCCCAGTATGGATGCAATGCACCATGGACAGGATGGTGAATAGGTATGCTGTGGAACGCTCCATAATGAGGCAAAATGGTGTATTTTCATGTGAAAAGGACACACCCGTTATATGCCTGTATGTCGTCGCTGTCTGTAGTGGTTGTATGGCTGATTACGGCGGTCTGAGGCACGTGGATGTTGCCTTCACAAGCTCCCTGtacaagaacaacaacaaaggcatGACGTACGACCGCAATTTGGCTGAATGAACCTTCATCAATAGAGATAAGTCCATTAACATGGTGGTATTTTGTTCTCTCTAAAGAACAGGGGTTCCGATTGGAACCGATACATGTTTTATATTATGTAATTACTTTGTTTTCTAACTATACAATTAATCATAGGATGCCAATGTTGTCATACCTGAGCCACTAGCAGCGCCTCGTTCAGTTGACCCCTGGCAGTAAAGAAGTTGACCAGCTTCCTCACGTCTCCCGTGGCGATGCAGTACGGGATGACATCATGGTTTTCTTCCTGCATCAGCTGGTCGGCTCTTCTACGAGGACACACGCATTGAGTAAGGAAGTCAACAACCACTGTTGTGGTTCTAATTGTAAGCCGCTAAATGGCTCAAATGTACACGTAACCATAACATGCCTCTTGAATTGACAAACTCTCTCAAAACATACCGTTGCATGAGTTTCTTCCAGTACTTTGTGGATACACCAGGGGCAACTGACAATGCCTTGTCCCACTGGCAAACACAGAAAACATGACAAACATCATCATTATGTACAGCAATTAATGCTGTGATTGTTCATGGACACCCTTTAATGAGGGACATACTGTAATGCAGTATGAGTCCATGTATTGTTCCTGATACACCCCACAGTTGTTCTACGCTCTTAGAAAAAATGTGCCATCTAGTACCACAAAATGGTTCtaaggctgtccccataggagaaccctttgaataaccccttttggttccaggtaaaacccttctacacggaacccaaaagagttctaccaggaaccaaaaagagttctacctggaagcaaaaagggttctacctatggggacagccgcagaacccttttggaatcttttttttcctaagagtgtagCCTAGGCCCTATAACGAATCAGTCCATTACCTCTCCCAGTTCCACCATGAGCTCACAGTATCTCTGGATCTGCCCCAGTCTCAGATGGATCTCTGCTGCGTCTCTCAGTTTCTCCTCTTTACTGGGAGCCCCGATCCCCCCGCCGAACTTAGACATCTTCACTATGGTCAATTCCTGGGCctcagactacagaacagacacaTTGAAATGGGTACTGTAAGGGAATAGTCGTGAAACGTTAGATGTTCTTTTGAAAAACGAACCCCTTAGAAATACGATTCATACGCTTGGTCCAAAatccctctatccccctttcCTTCGGCCCTAACCCTTGGATGTTTGCAGATCTGAAGGGACTGGATCATGTGTGAGatgacacagtcagtcagtcagtggtcgACTTACGGTTTTGAAGCGGACCAAGTGTTTCATGTGCATGATGCCCTTGCCGTAGCTCTGGGGAAGCAGACTGTCGTCCTGCCCATTGATCACTGACACCAGGTCCCACAGGTTATGACTGCCCCCTGGTGGCTGGAGGAAAGAACATAGAAAAAGTATTCCTAAGCACTTCATAAGAGTAGGTAGTGTGTAAAGTACAGTACATAATACATGGTGATTCCAGTAATATGTGCTAATATTACTACCAAATAGGAGTACTAACTTAAAGGGTTATCCATAGGTTATTTGATACCTGATGACGTAAAACTATACCATGGAAAAAACGACTATACTTCCATCAGATTAAAACCATGTGTCTGGACTACGGGAATGGAATAACTAAATGACTGTAAAAAGAGTGCTATTAATTTAAGGAAAATTGCAAGTAAATATACTCACAGAGAAACATTCGGAGAACCACCTGAGTTTCTTCACCCGCACTTCACTGGAGAGTTTATCCAGCTCCTGCTTGATGTCTCTGGACACCTTCCCACAGAGCAGAGGGGTAGCACCAGGTACCATGGCCcgatctggaggagaggaggggatataGTACTCtaccatacagacacacacagattcagAATAATGGTTCTTGTGAGGCTATGTCGTGTTTGGACTGATAAATATTTGCGGTATCACTCTCACAGTGGAGACAGAGTTATGAGCAATCAACATATTGATGTCATGAGTAATCAACACTTCCGTAACAATATCGTCATAGTTACTGATGGGAGAGTGATAAAGAGATGTTTACTGATGAATCCCTCATCCTGGAGTCTATACAGATAGAAATGTAGCACATACAACTAACACGATTCCTTATTCTACATGGCCAGTGATGTAGAGGTAAAAAAAATAGACAGGCAAACGCTAAGTAAAGTTACGCTCCCTGTATTTTCAATGCATTTTGTCAGCGAAAGGCTGGTAAACGCTGGCACAAAATGAGGGTGTTTACGTGCCACTATACATGTTCTACACAAAACATTTCTTCAGTATCGTAAACATTTGACTGACCCGTGTTGCCGATGATGTCGTCCCAGCTGTGGTCAGCCAGGACGTTGACCAGGAGCGGAGCGATGAGCGGAGTGAGGGACCACAACCTGACCGTAGAGTCCCGGGAACATGAGGCCATGGTGAACGGACGGCTGGGGTGGCAAGTCAGGCCTGGAGGAATCAGATCAGGTTACAGCATTGCAGACACAGTGTCAGTGTAGAAACAGTACCATAtatttcatttcacattcagtgaCCTCTATAAAGCATAGCAGGCTTCCCCAACTGGTGATCCGCAGATGGTTTTATTTGCCCCCCAAAGTTTTgtgaacaacccccccccccccccccccccccccccccccccccgccgctatatttagattattatttttttggacATAAAAGGCTgtgaaaacaccagcaaatcagctccaagtaattttgattttgattcccacgcataatagagagagatatgtgATTGTATGCAAACGCAAGCAAGGGTTGAGATGataatgttttagtcaaatattatatgttTGGGCTTCTGGTGGTCAGTTTGCATTCTGGAAAGGATCCTGGGCCCGTGGCTGAGTCGATTTGATGATGGCTGCAGTGTGGTGTTCCTGATTCATTACTGAGGACCGGTACCATAAACATCAGCGCCGTGGTCGTAGCAGGTGTCCAGGCAGGTTCCGTCCCTGGTGTCCCAGGCTTTAATGGTGTAGTCCCAGCTGCCGCTGGTCAGCAGGTAGGGCACCTCCGTGTTCCACATCAGGCCTCGGACTGGCGCCGTGTGACCACTCAGCACGTTGATACAGGCATCCTGGGTATAATCCCAGATACGCACAGTcctggagaggggggagggagagagagagagaggttatatacgGACTCCCATATACATAATAGAGTGACTACTCAAACCAATGGCATCTGTATTGATAATGGTAGCATATCAAATAACTACCTGTGTCTCAGTATCTGTGTATCAGAACAAAGTGTTTGCCATGCATTATTCAGGTACTGTTACACATTGGTGGATGTGATAAATTACCCTAATGCAATGTGCTGTGAGACTCAGTGAAAGAACATATATGAATAATGTATTAATGTACTGCATGTACCCGTCATCTGAGCCACTGCAGAGAATACCCTCTCGGAGAGGAGACCAGCGCACGTGGAACACCTTGGCCAGGTGACCCGTGAACACCTTGAGTGGCTGGTCAGAACTGGTGGCCAGGTAGTACACACGGACGTTTTTATCCTCACAACCCGTGGCTATCATGTCtctgggaatggagag
The window above is part of the Salvelinus fontinalis isolate EN_2023a chromosome 42, ASM2944872v1, whole genome shotgun sequence genome. Proteins encoded here:
- the LOC129841553 gene encoding WD repeat-containing protein 17-like isoform X4, with amino-acid sequence MSQVKQVGLLAAGCQPWNKDVCAASEDRFAYCATLAIYVYQLDHRYNEFKLRAIMSEHKKTITAISWCPHNPEVFASASADNLLIIWNVAEQKIVARLDNTKGIPASLSWCWNAGDGVAFVSHRGPLYLWAISGLDAGVTIHKEAHSFLSDICLFRWHPVKKGKVVFGHTDGSLSIFQPGSKNQKHVLRPESLEGTDEEDPVTALEWDPLSTDYLLVANLHNGIRMVDSEGLTCVTTFSFPSSAASVQCLAWVPSAPGMFITGDSQVGVLRIWNVSRSTPLDNFKLKKTGFHALHVLNSPPAKKSLSSISPTKNHYTSSTSEAVPPPTLSQNQAFSLPPGHAVCCFMDGGVGLYDMGAKKWDFLRDLGHVETIFDCKFKPDDPNLLATASFDGTIKVWDINTLTAVYTSPGNEGVVYSLSWAPGDLNCIAGATSRNGAFIWDVKKGKMITRFNEHGNNGIFCIAWSHKDSKRIATCSGDGFCIIRTIDGRVLHKYKHPAAVFGCDWSQNNKDMIATGCEDKNVRVYYLATSSDQPLKVFTGHLAKVFHVRWSPLREGILCSGSDDGTVRIWDYTQDACINVLSGHTAPVRGLMWNTEVPYLLTSGSWDYTIKAWDTRDGTCLDTCYDHGADVYGLTCHPSRPFTMASCSRDSTVRLWSLTPLIAPLLVNVLADHSWDDIIGNTDRAMVPGATPLLCGKVSRDIKQELDKLSSEVRVKKLRWFSECFSPPGGSHNLWDLVSVINGQDDSLLPQSYGKGIMHMKHLVRFKTSEAQELTIVKMSKFGGGIGAPSKEEKLRDAAEIHLRLGQIQRYCELMVELGEWDKALSVAPGVSTKYWKKLMQRRADQLMQEENHDVIPYCIATGDVRKLVNFFTARGQLNEALLVAQGACEGNIHVPQTAVISHTTTTDSDDIQAYNGLLQCVCKELAEWYFQDGRAVLAACCHLAVGNTELAMASLIRGNELELAVCVGLVLGESANQATHYVLELLARKYMTTPTCFSSVGSRDLAADLLQMIPDNQVLLAKLCAFYPGSSSEIDQIHEKCGLPSLEECQALAESAISEGDIFNAVKYYLMSPEPEAALLVGITHVKEQLSDSDWTVDSVHPILDLLGYMRTDRLILAKFTEARSELLILSGYIGALLAIRRQYSSIVPALYEYTSQLMKRREVSVPLQIEQLSVELEAWMACTQSLINSRGPDEAPYTPPSEAQKAEHARLLHRLQEEPLRGLEGPDYVTGSNLPSHSDVQVSCFTGLRIQGPVFFLEDGKSAISLNDALMWAKVNPFSPLGTGVRLNPF
- the LOC129841553 gene encoding WD repeat-containing protein 17-like isoform X2; translation: MDTDNLEWYIKNDADVKIKMSQVKQVGLLAAGCQPWNKDVCAASEDRFAYCATLAIYVYQLDHRYNEFKLRAIMSEHKKTITAISWCPHNPEVFASASADNLLIIWNVAEQKIVARLDNTKGIPASLSWCWNAGDGVAFVSHRGPLYLWAISGLDAGVTIHKEAHSFLSDICLFRWHPVKKGKVVFGHTDGSLSIFQPGSKNQKHVLRPESLEGTDEEDPVTALEWDPLSTDYLLVANLHNGIRMVDSEGLTCVTTFSFPSSAASVQCLAWVPSAPGMFITGDSQVGVLRIWNVSRSTPLDNFKLKKTGFHALHVLNSPPAKKSLSSISPTKNHYTSSTSEAVPPPTLSQNQAFSLPPGHAVCCFMDGGVGLYDMGAKKWDFLRDLGHVETIFDCKFKPDDPNLLATASFDGTIKVWDINTLTAVYTSPGNEGVVYSLSWAPDLNCIAGATSRNGAFIWDVKKGKMITRFNEHGNNGIFCIAWSHKDSKRIATCSGDGFCIIRTIDGRVLHKYKHPAAVFGCDWSQNNKDMIATGCEDKNVRVYYLATSSDQPLKVFTGHLAKVFHVRWSPLREGILCSGSDDGTVRIWDYTQDACINVLSGHTAPVRGLMWNTEVPYLLTSGSWDYTIKAWDTRDGTCLDTCYDHGADVYGLTCHPSRPFTMASCSRDSTVRLWSLTPLIAPLLVNVLADHSWDDIIGNTDRAMVPGATPLLCGKVSRDIKQELDKLSSEVRVKKLRWFSECFSPPGGSHNLWDLVSVINGQDDSLLPQSYGKGIMHMKHLVRFKTSEAQELTIVKMSKFGGGIGAPSKEEKLRDAAEIHLRLGQIQRYCELMVELGEWDKALSVAPGVSTKYWKKLMQRRADQLMQEENHDVIPYCIATGDVRKLVNFFTARGQLNEALLVAQGACEGNIHVPQTAVISHTTTTDSDDIQAYNGLLQCVCKELAEWYFQDGRAVLAACCHLAVGNTELAMASLIRGNELELAVCVGLVLGESANQATHYVLELLARKYMTTPTCFSSVGSRDLAADLLQMIPDNQVLLAKLCAFYPGSSSEIDQIHEKCGLPSLEECQALAESAISEGDIFNAVKYYLMSPEPEAALLVGITHVKEQLSDSDWTVDSVHPILDLLGYMRTDRLILAKFTEARSELLILSGYIGALLAIRRQYSSIVPALYEYTSQLMKRREVSVPLQIEQLSVELEAWMACTQSLINSRGPDEAPYTPPSEAQKAEHARLLHRLQEEPLRGLEGPDYVTGSNLPSHSDVQVSCFTGLRIQGPVFFLEDGKSAISLNDALMWAKVNPFSPLGTGVRLNPF
- the LOC129841553 gene encoding WD repeat-containing protein 17-like isoform X3, with translation MDTDNLEWYIKNDADVKIKMSQVKQVGLLAAGCQPWNKDVCAASEDRFAYCATLAIYVYQLDHRYNEFKLRAIMSEHKKTITAISWCPHNPEVFASASADNLLIIWNVAEQKIVARLDNTKGIPASLSWCWNAGDGVAFVSHRGPLYLWAISGLDAGVTIHKEAHSFLSDICLFRWHPVKKGKVVFGHTDGSLSIFQPGSKNQKHVLRPESLEGTDEEDPVTALEWDPLSTDYLLVANLHNGIRMVDSEGLTCVTTFSFPSSAASVQCLAWVPSAPGMFITGDSQVGVLRIWNVSRSTPLDNFKLKKTGFHALHVLNSPPAKKSLSSISPTKNHYTSSTSEAVPPPTLSQNQAFSLPPGHAVCCFMDGGVGLYDMGAKKWDFLRDLGHVETIFDCKFKPDDPNLLATASFDGTIKVWDINTLTAVYTSPGNEGVVYSLSWAPGDLNCIAGATSRNGAFIWDVKKGKMITRFNEHGNNGIFCIAWSHKDSKRIATCSGDGFCIIRTIDGRVLHKYKHPAAVFGCDWSQNNKDMIATGCEDKNVRVYYLATSSDQPLKVFTGHLAKVFHVRWSPLREGILCSGSDDGTVRIWDYTQDACINVLSGHTAPVRGLMWNTEVPYLLTSGSWDYTIKAWDTRDGTCLDTCYDHGADVYGLTCHPSRPFTMASCSRDSTVRLWSLTPLIAPLLVNVLADHSWDDIIGNTDRAMVPGATPLLCGKVSRDIKQELDKLSSEVRVKKLRWFSECFSPPGGSHNLWDLVSVINGQDDSLLPQSYGKGIMHMKHLVRFKTSEAQELTIVKMSKFGGGIGAPSKEEKLRDAAEIHLRLGQIQRYCELMVELGEWDKALSVAPGVSTKYWKKLMQRRADQLMQEENHDVIPYCIATGDVRKLVNFFTARGQLNEALLVAQGACEGNIHVPQTAVISHTTTTDSDDIQAYNGLLQCVCKELAEWYFQDGRAVLAACCHLAVGNTELAMASLIRGNELELAVCVGLVLGESANQATHYVLELLARKYMTTPTWDLAADLLQMIPDNQVLLAKLCAFYPGSSSEIDQIHEKCGLPSLEECQALAESAISEGDIFNAVKYYLMSPEPEAALLVGITHVKEQLSDSDWTVDSVHPILDLLGYMRTDRLILAKFTEARSELLILSGYIGALLAIRRQYSSIVPALYEYTSQLMKRREVSVPLQIEQLSVELEAWMACTQSLINSRGPDEAPYTPPSEAQKAEHARLLHRLQEEPLRGLEGPDYVTGSNLPSHSDVQVSCFTGLRIQGPVFFLEDGKSAISLNDALMWAKVNPFSPLGTGVRLNPF